The window cttgtatgtttataattctttttctgaatccaaaataaATCCTGTCTTTcacatttttatgatttttttaatctaaaataaatatttcctaacagttttaattgtacaatcatataaatcacaccgtcacaaaaatattttaatctagtatattttaaaattaataagccagatattttaatccaaaataaatatcaagGGAGATAATTCGGTCGCATGATcacatggtccaaaagcttatcaccCGTTGgatggatcgtatattgaacaaataattaccgttagattagaacaaaattaacttctaattaTATAAGGCAACttatatctacttgcatgtttataattttttttgtgaatccaaaacaaattatgtctttCACACGTTTATGATTTttgtaattcaaaataaatatttcccaccagttttaattgtagaatcatataaatcgcatcgtcacaaaattatttttatctaatatattttaaaattaataagctggatattttaatccaaaataaatattccccaccagttttaattgtagaatcatataaatcgcactgtcacaaaattatttttctctaatatattttaaaattagtaagccaaatttaaatcatattataataatctaatataaaatacatttataaatataatctaatggaagttaacgtcacatattctactcaatatatattaaaatttgatagaaaaatttaatactatggcatgatacataagagaaaaggaatggcttgattacaatagtttattttaaagcctcggatgatccaacatgtgtaaccactgtttttgtttttttgacagaaaCAAGTCTagctatatatttttacaataattctgacttacaaacaaatcataatttcaaattttgtttaattaaaaattttaatttattatttatataaattctttCACTTcacttacaatatatttaaaaaaattataaataattaaaaaactctAATGCCCTTGCACGGTCATGCGCGTACGGGGCTCTTGATGAGTTATATTTCCGACTCCTGATTGTAAAAGAATCCTGCCCAGGGAAGATTTAGAATTCTTGTTTTAGTTAGAAAACTATTAGagcagaaaatataaatatgttactTGGAAAATTcagtttcaaattaaatataaatgtatttaaAGTTTTTTTGATCGATACATTTCAAGCTTGATAAAATGCATGGGttcatttgtaaaaaaaaaaaaaaaaataccaataaccattcttaaaatcaagaaaaatatttaagattatacaaataatgggctgtatatatttattagagtaaagtgcactttgtgtactccTACTTTACTCAAAACAccatttgtaatattaattgTAGTTCAAAATCGAGTACTTGCAAtatcaatttttgtattttatttcacTTTGTTATATTCCGTTAATTTGGATCAATTCCGTTAGTGATTTAAGGAGTATAATGCACTTTGTGTATTCGCACTTTACTCAAAAAATCACTTGCAATACTCTGGTTGAAAATTTACGGTAAAGTGCgagtacacaaaatgcactttaaGTAAAGTGTGAGCACAACGTGCACTTTACTCTCTAAATTATTAACGGAATTAACCTAAACAGACGGAATTCAACAAAATGTAATGACATACAAAAATTGATATTGCAAGTGCTCGATTTTGAATTACAATATTGCAAGTGATGTCTTGAGTAAATTAGgagtacacaaaatgcactttactctatttacaataaaataaataaaaaatttaaacttgtCGACACACTTAGAATATAGTTTTATTAAAAcaatgtatatttaatatttgtggaGATATATTTTAAGGtctatattactccctccgtccccttttacatgttcatGTTTGatttttgaccagtcaaattactatattttgactgaaattttacaaatatcatataattcaaaaaataataaaaataatatcatcagaaagtatatttagcgtattttaatatgcaactttcagatttcaaaaataatgaagagataatttgtaatgtttagtcaaaatttggtcaatttgactgatcaaGTCAAATGGAGACATGTAaaagaggacggagggagtaatatataaagAGTCTATTAGATTCAAAATCTGTGAATTGGATTCGGATATcagttttgaattttttttaacgtCCGTACATCGAATCCacgtcatataaaaaatttggatttttgtgaTATTGAATTTGAATCTGAAATTTGACAAACCTGGTCCCATCcgattactatatatatagacCTAgatctaaataaataaaatttggtgttttaattacaaataatccTATTCAACAAAGAACATGTTTTacaatgtttaatttttttacaatgttattttctatttaagtttttttatccaaatatatattatttcaaaaatatatttaattgcgACTTCAATTAAccaattacaaaataataaaaacttacTGCAACCTAAATTATCAAATTGGTATACtatcaaaattattgttttcttAGTATCTTAAGCCCAATGTAATTTAAGCATCGAAAAGGCTCTTGTTGGTCAGTCCATTCAAGAAACATTGCAGGCCCAATATGCATGTAGTTTGTATAAACGTACTCTTTACTCTTTAGTCTTTACTAGTGCTACTGTGCTGGAATTGTAAAATCCTCGTCAATTCCTTGCAGGTCTTTTCCCCATGTCTGCTTGATTGcggtatttatatattttatttagttgtCTTGTAAGGTGATAATGGGTCGTGAAATGTATGATGCTAAGATTATATAGATTTTTGAGAATGGAGGCCAACTGTTTGATACAAGTCCcctgaaattattttcaataagCAATcactttgttttatattttttgttagtaGGTAGTTGAGAATTTTTCCGGTTCTTTAGAACGAGGTCAATGTTTTGTTCATTTTCATTTGCTTGTTTGATCTGGAATATAAGAcatcttgaaaattatttagATTCCTTGAAAAACATCCCCTGAACTCATATGGGCACTTAAGTGATATCTAGGTGGACCTTGTGTACCTGTAATTACTTCATTCGAATATATAGCAACAAAAAATACATTATCGCTGCTGTCTACATTGGATTTGGTTTTGTATGTTCTAGAAATTGTTTATCCAACCAACCTTTCTcagtatatatatgtttatttttttcctAAGCATGAATATTGTGTGAGTAAGGCATTTACAATCTCAGCTAAAAACTTGTCTTCAGCTCAACCCTTCCTCCGCAACTGAAGGCCTTTAGCAGAACAGTAATTACTTTTTGTTTTATACTGATTTGTGGGATCTTTGATTGGGTTTGCAGGCGTAGTTGGTAACTTCTAAAAGGGAGTGAAATGGCTCTAGGGCTAATTTTAGGGATTGGACGTGCATTCAGAAGAAAGCGTGCCTCTTCCCTTGACATTCTTACTTCTAAACGAGGTCCACGGGATTACTACAAGGGAAAGAACTGCAAACCTACTGGTTTCCACACTCGAAAAGGTTccactttttcatttttttcttacTTTCATTTGTTGTATTACTAATAATAATCTTGGCCGATCTATGTGCACATGTGTGAGAGAAATCAGAAATGAGTTGTCATCTTTCCTAGTTTTTTTTATAGGCAGCCATTAGTatcattgatataataaaacatTACATATGCATGCTTGCATCgacataggtataattttatACTGCCTGACTGCAAAGTTTTAAAAGGAAAGGACATGTAAATCAAACAGAACAACAGCACTGGGATCGAGGGATCTGGGATCTTTCCTAGTTGATGGACGATGCTATTTCTAAAATTGCAAAAGCATTGTGTTACTGCAGTCCGAAGCCCAAATGAATGCAGAGACTGCTATGCTTTTTGATTtcaaacttatatataaattcatttgAAGCCGGTTTATTTGTCATAGGTTTCTATTGCGGATTCAAAGGAATCCGTATTCACTACGCCAATTGGTGTTTATAGTATTTGATCATTGCTGCAAAAACTCATGCTAACTGCTTTGAATTGAAAATTACTATTGACAGCCATGAGTGGTTGCTTATAATTTTGCTGTGTTGCTGAGCTaccaaattatataaaagaaataatttgATAACTACTGAAGCAATGCTATTGACgaacttaaaaaaagtggaaCAGGGAGAGATAAAGATAGCATGCAAATAATCctgtaattttaatttgactACAAGTTACAAGTGATGAGGCTCTACAATAAACAACCATATAAGTAACTGGATTAGTGATTAAAATGCTGACTAAACATTTAGCAAATTAACAAGTATCCAGGGGGTATGGGATAAGTGTAATACTGATATTTATCCTAGTTCatcacaaaattctttttatcgGTTAGGCTGAGACTATTGTGTATAGATAAACCAGCTAGACAGGTTTTGTTGGATGTGGTTAAGGTTGTCCTGCATCAGTTGCCGTCTAGTATTTAAGAACTAGAAACCATGAATTTGTATGGGGAATTGTTCTTAGACTTTTCAGGTAGGTGCATCAGGCTGTCAATAATAATGTGTTTAAGCTTATAATAGGTTTTTTTCCCGAGGGGAATACTGTATAACTGTTGGAGTCTTTGATGTCCATATGTAAAATTTATGGTTACATATTGGAATAAGCAGATTGAAGGTGTCACATTATCCCTGATGATGCTGAATGTGTCGCATTTCCACACAAAATAGACGAGGGAGTACCAATATGTATAAGACTTGCGCTTAGCTTCTGGTTGGTAATAAGACGTTTAGGCAATGGTAGATGAAATATCAACCTTGATGATGGGTGTGAATGTGTGTATCTATTGTAATTGAGAAAATGCTATAGACGTGCACCATGGAAAATTCCGATGTCTTATAAACCAAATGAAACTTACCAGCTGCATAAGtgaaaacatataattttttgaagcaTACTAATGTTGAACATAATGGATGTGATATTACATACATGGTAATGATGGTATCATCCATGCTCCATGCTCCTGTAATGCATGTTTTTTTTCCCCTAAATGTATGTGTATTTATAATTGCATATGTATCTGTGTATTTACTTCCGCATCGTCCCTTAAATGTTTGTTCTCTTGCTGCAGGAGGATATGTGGTGGTGCAAGAAAAGTTGCCAAATTATGTCGTCCCAGATTTGACCGACTTTAAGGTAAATACATTTCATTTAAGAACTAATGTTCCTAACTAATAATACTACCTCTTTTGCTTGGAACATAAGCTTGCAGTCCTCAGCAGGCTTGTTATTATCGCATGTAGTTAATAGTTATAGAACAGCAACATCGATAGGCAGGTTAAACAACCACAAATGTTTTTAATTAGTGTCCTGTGGTGTGTGCATGGATTTGCTGCATCCGCATgtgagattttttattttttatcaaggTGAAGAAAGCAAAGGCTGCAGATTGTCTGTGTTTGCAAGCAGCGTTTGGCCCTGTAATTTGATGTAATTTTTAAGTAGCTTAAGCTTGGCGAATTTCAAATCGTATTGAAATTTAATAATGCATGTATATTTCTGTTGCAGTTGAAGCCATATGTATCACAGTGCGCAGTGCAAGGCCAAACCAGTGGAGCAGCTGATGCAGCTAAATAAACATGACCTCGAATTTTAGTGGAGCAGATGATGAGTTATTGTTCTTTTTCTTGGCTACTTTTGGATTCCTTTAAGTGTAATGTTGCAAATCGTTCAAACAAAAAAGCTGTGAAATCTATATACTTCTTAAACGGGTTAATACTCTATTTCATCACTCTACTGCACCAAAATTTTCGGTTGGCCTACCGAGTCAAAGAAGTTTTCAGTCAACTAATTGTaccattaaaaaaatttcaaataggtCACTCCATCAGTCTCCGTTAAGTTTTTAACTAGGAGTGGCAATCGTTttgtttcgtatactttcgtttcgtgtattttcgtgtttcgtgtaatcgaaggtgaaacccgtatccgtccgttattaatttcgtgtacctaatttgaaacccgtatccgtttcgaattgtttcgtgtatatttcgtgtatattatatata of the Daucus carota subsp. sativus chromosome 4, DH1 v3.0, whole genome shotgun sequence genome contains:
- the LOC108217732 gene encoding uncharacterized protein LOC108217732, producing MALGLILGIGRAFRRKRASSLDILTSKRGPRDYYKGKNCKPTGFHTRKGGYVVVQEKLPNYVVPDLTDFKLKPYVSQCAVQGQTSGAADAAK